The Drosophila innubila isolate TH190305 chromosome 3R unlocalized genomic scaffold, UK_Dinn_1.0 2_E_3R, whole genome shotgun sequence genome has a segment encoding these proteins:
- the LOC117792248 gene encoding uncharacterized protein LOC117792248, whose amino-acid sequence MPVSFYMLQNLLIRSLAVNPLRYLFPTSTADNTFRGPEFYEPDFPSATTQVQIFSSVNGIDLETDGYLKPNYQDNNRSPTSSIDLENYDDNLFKDKTTNQQTGSTSATSKRNCHIIKCPQISQPTFGSDGKNCFEFMNTCFLAIANCMRYNNRLSRLQEVKGKQCQNIES is encoded by the exons ATGCCTGTTAGCTTTTATATGTTACAGAATTTACTGATTCGTAGCTTAGCAGTTAATCCATTGCGTTATTTATTTCCGACATCAACTGCAGATAATACTTTTCGAGGTCCAGAATTTTACGAACCTGATTTTCCGTCAGCCACAACACAGGTACAAATATTTTCGAGTGTAAATGGAATTGACCTGGAAACCGATGGATATTTGAAACCCAATTACCAAGACAATAACAGATCCCCAACTTCTTCAATTGACTTGGAAAATTATGATGATAATCTCTTTAAAG ACAAGACTACTAATCAGCAAACTGGCTCGACTTCAGCAACATCTAAAAGAAACTGTCATATTATAAAATGCCCACAAATTTCACAGCCTACATTTGGCAGCGATggtaaaaattgttttgaatttatgaaTACATGTTTTTTAGCCATCGCCAACTGCATGCGATATAATAACCGATTGTCAC GGCTCCAAGAAGTCAAAGGAAAGCAGTGTCAGAATATAGAGTCATAA